One genomic window of Paraburkholderia phytofirmans PsJN includes the following:
- a CDS encoding DUF2501 domain-containing protein, with the protein MIACNRRTWANGLLVATLLYFPTAHAQLGNLLNQGGNGAAAGGLGSLGGLGSGLSLQSLTSGSTGNVAGVLEFCIKNNYLGGGASSVKDGLMSKLPGGSSSSDSGYTDGAKGILNSGDGKQVDLSGGGLKEQITKQVCDKILAQGKSLL; encoded by the coding sequence ATGATCGCATGCAACCGTCGCACCTGGGCCAACGGGCTTCTGGTCGCTACATTGCTCTATTTCCCAACGGCCCACGCCCAACTCGGCAATCTTCTCAATCAGGGCGGAAACGGCGCGGCCGCAGGTGGACTTGGCAGCCTGGGCGGTTTAGGCAGTGGGTTGTCGTTGCAGTCGCTAACGTCCGGCAGCACGGGCAATGTCGCGGGCGTGCTTGAATTTTGTATCAAGAACAACTATCTCGGCGGCGGCGCGTCGTCGGTCAAAGATGGGCTCATGAGCAAGCTGCCGGGCGGTTCATCGTCGAGCGACAGCGGGTACACCGACGGCGCCAAAGGCATCCTGAACAGCGGCGACGGTAAGCAGGTCGACTTGAGTGGCGGCGGCCTGAAGGAGCAGATCACGAAACAGGTCTGCGACAAGATTCTGGCCCAAGGGAAATCTTTGCTTTGA
- a CDS encoding MFS transporter has translation MKILEAGSVADQTAVGRYRWTICALIFFATTINYMDRQMLGLLAPLLQKDIGWTQVQYAQTVMVFTVAYAVGLATFGRIADRISTKVVYGGAMAMWSLAAMLHAIAATVPGFAAVRGLLGFGEAANFPVAIRTTALWFPKKERALATGLWNMGATVGGIVAPAFVPIAAVMWGWRATFIAGGAAGFVWLAVWLLVYRPPAEHASVSKRELDYINSDRDESVEQRVSWLSVLKYRETWAFIFGKLLTDPVWWFYLFWLPKWLNESRHIDIANLGLPLIVIYTMASVGSVAGGWLSSRLMQRSHKPNVARKIAMGVCALCVLPIATLSLFQSLWYAVFAVGLAAAAHQGWSANLVTTVGDVFPRRMVGTVVGIGGVAGMIGSFFYSGVIGETLQRTGQYWVLFAVGASAYLVALGIIHLLMPRMTPVKLEH, from the coding sequence ATGAAAATATTAGAAGCCGGTTCCGTCGCCGACCAAACGGCCGTCGGACGATATAGGTGGACCATCTGCGCACTCATCTTTTTTGCAACGACGATCAACTACATGGATCGTCAGATGCTTGGGCTGCTCGCGCCGCTGCTGCAAAAAGACATCGGCTGGACTCAGGTTCAGTACGCGCAGACCGTGATGGTGTTCACGGTCGCCTATGCGGTGGGTCTCGCGACGTTCGGCCGTATCGCGGATCGGATCAGCACCAAAGTGGTCTACGGTGGCGCTATGGCGATGTGGAGCCTCGCCGCGATGCTGCACGCAATAGCGGCGACCGTCCCCGGCTTCGCAGCGGTGCGCGGTTTGCTCGGGTTCGGCGAGGCGGCCAATTTCCCCGTCGCCATTCGCACCACGGCGCTATGGTTTCCGAAGAAGGAGCGTGCGCTGGCCACGGGCCTATGGAACATGGGCGCAACCGTAGGCGGAATCGTTGCGCCCGCATTCGTACCGATCGCCGCTGTCATGTGGGGCTGGCGCGCGACATTCATTGCGGGAGGGGCGGCCGGTTTCGTGTGGCTGGCGGTGTGGCTGCTCGTCTACCGTCCTCCGGCGGAGCATGCCTCGGTATCGAAGCGCGAGCTCGACTACATCAACTCGGATCGGGACGAGAGCGTCGAGCAACGCGTGAGCTGGCTTTCGGTGCTGAAGTACCGCGAAACGTGGGCGTTCATCTTCGGCAAACTGCTGACCGATCCGGTGTGGTGGTTCTATTTGTTCTGGCTGCCTAAATGGCTCAATGAGTCGAGGCACATCGACATCGCCAATCTTGGGCTGCCGTTGATCGTCATTTACACGATGGCATCCGTCGGCAGTGTGGCTGGAGGATGGTTGTCGTCCCGGCTGATGCAGCGGTCCCACAAACCTAATGTCGCACGCAAGATCGCGATGGGCGTCTGCGCGCTGTGCGTCCTTCCGATTGCCACACTTTCGCTCTTTCAGAGCCTCTGGTACGCAGTATTCGCTGTCGGGCTCGCCGCGGCGGCTCATCAGGGATGGTCGGCCAATCTCGTCACGACGGTCGGCGACGTGTTTCCGCGCCGGATGGTCGGCACGGTGGTCGGTATCGGCGGCGTCGCAGGGATGATCGGCTCGTTCTTTTACTCGGGCGTTATCGGCGAGACGTTGCAGCGCACCGGTCAGTATTGGGTGCTCTTCGCTGTCGGCGCATCGGCTTATCTGGTCGCGCTCGGCATCATCCATTTGCTCATGCCGCGCATGACGCCGGTGAAACTCGAGCACTAA
- a CDS encoding MFS transporter, translating to MSRSIPATAGPDRTDALASAVRKIKWHVLPLFVVMFVVNYIDRVNIGFVRQHLSADLGIGAAAYGLGAGLFFVSYAIFEVPSNMLLQRFGAKAWLTRIMFTWGLAAVGMAFVRGETSFYAMRLLLGAAEAGFFPGVIFYFTQWLPRGERGKAMAIFLSGSALASILSGPISGALMLISGGGLHGWQWMFVIEGMASVVLAGFIWFWLDSKPRDARWLSSAEQNAIVAEIEEEQRERDAAHAVMPSVWTLLRDPQILIFCVIYFSVSLTIYGATFWLPSIIRKMGHFNDFQVGLFNSIPWLISIVAMYLFAMLAARFKFQQAWVACVLLIAALGMYAAGQGSPLFSFVAICFAAIGFKAASALFWPIPQGYLDARISAAVLALINSIGNLGGFVAPAAFGLLEQKTGSIEGGLTGLAVMSVVAAGVVFFSRMKPREGRSALAL from the coding sequence ATGAGCAGATCCATTCCGGCCACGGCCGGCCCGGACCGAACGGATGCACTCGCAAGCGCCGTGCGCAAGATTAAGTGGCATGTGCTGCCGCTCTTCGTTGTGATGTTCGTCGTCAACTACATCGACCGGGTGAACATCGGCTTCGTCCGCCAGCATCTGAGCGCAGATCTCGGCATTGGTGCCGCCGCCTATGGACTTGGCGCGGGGCTTTTCTTCGTCAGCTATGCGATCTTCGAAGTGCCGTCGAACATGCTGTTGCAGCGCTTCGGCGCGAAGGCCTGGCTCACGCGCATCATGTTCACGTGGGGTCTGGCCGCGGTCGGCATGGCGTTCGTTCGCGGCGAGACGTCGTTCTATGCAATGCGCTTGCTGCTCGGCGCCGCCGAGGCCGGCTTCTTTCCGGGCGTCATCTTCTATTTCACCCAATGGCTGCCACGCGGTGAGCGAGGCAAGGCGATGGCGATCTTTCTCAGCGGCTCGGCGCTCGCCTCGATACTGTCCGGGCCGATCTCCGGCGCACTGATGCTGATCAGCGGCGGAGGTCTGCACGGCTGGCAGTGGATGTTCGTGATCGAAGGCATGGCCTCGGTCGTGCTGGCCGGCTTCATCTGGTTCTGGCTCGATTCGAAACCGCGCGACGCCAGATGGCTGAGCAGCGCCGAGCAGAATGCGATTGTCGCCGAGATAGAGGAGGAGCAGCGCGAACGCGACGCGGCGCATGCGGTCATGCCGTCCGTCTGGACTCTGCTGCGCGACCCGCAGATTCTGATCTTCTGTGTGATCTATTTTTCGGTATCGCTGACGATTTACGGTGCAACGTTCTGGCTGCCCAGCATCATCCGCAAGATGGGCCATTTCAACGATTTTCAGGTCGGGCTCTTCAATTCGATCCCGTGGCTGATCTCGATCGTGGCGATGTATCTCTTCGCGATGCTCGCGGCACGCTTCAAGTTTCAGCAGGCATGGGTCGCGTGCGTGCTGTTGATCGCCGCGCTCGGCATGTATGCAGCTGGCCAGGGCAGTCCATTGTTCTCGTTCGTCGCGATCTGCTTTGCGGCGATTGGTTTTAAAGCCGCGTCGGCGTTGTTCTGGCCGATTCCGCAGGGCTACCTGGACGCGCGCATTTCAGCGGCGGTGCTGGCGCTGATCAATTCGATCGGTAATCTCGGCGGCTTCGTTGCGCCGGCGGCCTTCGGCTTGCTGGAGCAGAAAACCGGCTCGATCGAAGGCGGTCTCACCGGGCTGGCCGTGATGTCTGTGGTGGCCGCCGGGGTCGTCTTCTTTTCCCGGATGAAGCCTCGCGAGGGGCGGTCCGCCCTCGCGCTGTAG